The Hordeum vulgare subsp. vulgare chromosome 7H, MorexV3_pseudomolecules_assembly, whole genome shotgun sequence DNA window TATCGGCCTAGCAGCCTATTGTACCGCCGTGTGCAAAATAGTTGTAATGATTAGAAATCTGGGGGGGGGCTATATAAGGAGGGTTTTCTTGTTCCTccccttatctcttacctctctctctccaccattgatgcattgaagctttcttgcccgatctctctccctagccacccaaacttgttgtcttgctagggattgaaggacgagacctagatctacactcctgacaaaggaaaattgattccccccaagttcttgtgtggattttgttactcttgggtgtttgagcaccctagacggaagaggtcacctcggagccacattccattgtggtgaatctGCGTgattttgttgggagcctccaattaagttgtggagtgagccccaaccttgttgtaaaggtctggttgccaccttcaagggcaccacttagtggaatcacggcacctcgcattgcgtgagggtgtgaggagaatacaatGGCCttatgtgacaacccgagaccgatgctctagaagattccccttttattccgttgccgccatgtggttagattgtctgtcgcattcatcatcgcatcatgcgcatcatccgcattgcatcggcactctgttgctgccagttttcaaaacttgcatccgttattagttgtcggttctctccgtgttcgtcgttgtccgttttgagcccgaccacactcgcacgcgcccgcggcatcgttaaaatattttttttaaaggtGTCTGGAATATTTTTTTTCCAGATTGGCTTGAAACTTGGCACACGGTCTTATTTTGATGTAGGTAGATCTCCTGCCAAATTTCgtagcaatcggagtccgtctgatacccgaacggtcgaccgtagcggctccgtcatcggtttatcgtcggacattTTTCATTGTTTTAAACTGTGTCGCCGGGtgtccgttttccctctcatcccagcCCAACACCCCTCTACACAGCCTCTAAGCCCACCTAACCCTAGGGTGCAACCGGAGCCTCCGATCaagatcggagggtccgaaaacgctCCAAACAGCAAATCCTAACCCCTTTCCATATATAATCAACCCCCACCTACCTAATCTAGCTCTTCCCTCTCTCCTACATCGGTTCCCATGCCACCCCAAATCCTACCCGCCACCGATCCAGCCCCTCAGCTCCACCCACCTCCCAGAGCCGTCGAGGCCCGCCGAGGCCCGCGCGGGGCCCACGAAgcccgtcttcctcctcgctccaGATCGGGAGAGGAGCTCCCGATCGAGAGCCTCCCGAGTTCCCTGCTTCGCCTCCCGTTGTCGGGTTGTGCCGCCCCTCCAGCGAGCCACCGCCGCCACGCCCGGATCAAGCCGGagcgcctcctccctctcccttcttctccctctcttcttcttcccctcaacCAGCTCTCTCCCCTCCCGTTGCAGGCCCCCATGGCCATGGGAGTGAGCTCGAAGCCGCCTCCCTTGACCCCGAGCTGTTGCCGGACGCCCCGCTGCTGGGAGCCCCAGTCCCGCTTCCCCCTCACCAGGACGAGCTGTTGCCGCCGCTGTTCCAGCTCCCATGGCCGCCTCCCTCCTCCTGGTCGTGGAGGACGAAGGGAACGCCAGCGCTAGCGCCGCTCGCCAGCCTGTGCGTGGGCCACGAGGCCCAGCCGAGGCACCCAAGCCCAAGGACGCAAGGCCCAAATCCACGCGAGCCTCAGCTCCCAATCGCTGCAGCAGgcccatcaccgaccttggaaacAGACTCAATTACCTTATCCTATTAGTGAGTCAGTATCTGAGCGTCCTTTTGACTTAGTTCATTTTGATGTATGAGGACCTGCTCCTTTTGATTCGAAAGGTGGCCATCGCTATTATGTTCTGTTTaatgatgatttctctcgctaCACTTGGCTCTATTTTATGAAATCTCGTAGCGAAGTTCTCTCTCTATATAAAcgatttgctgccatggttcacaccCAGTTTTCCACGCCTATTCGCACTTTTCCTGCGGACTCCGCTGGAGAGTATACCTCCCAGATGTTGCGTGCCTTTCTCGCGAAACAGGGTACTCTTGCTCAGTTCTCATGTCCTGGCGCCCATGCTCAGAATGGCATTACAGAACGCAACCATCGTCATCtccttttgggctgaggccgtttcCGCACCCACCTACCTCATCAACATTCAGCCATCGACTGCCTTGCAGGGTGGCATTCCGATGGAGTGTCTCACTGGTCGTTCTCCTGACTACTCAGCTCTCCGTATGTTTGTGTGTGTTTGCTACGTCCTTCTTGCCCCGCaagaacgcaccaaactgactgcCCAGTCAGTCGAGTGTGTTTTTCTTGGCTACAGTGATGAGCACCCTATTAGGGTTTGATTGtgtagttccgtcaatatgcaagggTTTGATTGtgtagttccgtcaatatgcaagggtttgattgtgtgaattggcatgccatgccttgcataatttaaactcgacatgcatcatattagggtgtgcatcttatcatgcatgtgctgtggtgaatatcgtgtgttgattcttgtttccggtttgcttcgtcttgatagagttccacaagcgtgtccgaatgtgaggacccattcgactacgtcggttcgtgtgcttcacggatgcgctcttcttccaagcgggatctcaggcaagatgatcatttccctatataccattactatcattgccatgctaggtgtctcgtttctttcgttacgTCGCGCTGCCTACCACCTCTTAAATGTCAACCTTtcaacattgtcatgaaaccttcaacctttatacaacctagcaaaccactgattggctatgttaccgcttgcttaaccatatgtTAGAGttcctagttgtaggtgcagttgcttccatgtgataacatgggttccttgttatatcaccctattaaatgctatttaatttaatgcacctatatacttggtaaaagatggaaggctcgacctttctagcgtggtgttttgttccacctttgccgccttagtttaggctaccggtgttatattccataattgagtgctcctaacacgatcgaggttgttatggggacacccttgataattcgttttagattaagactggtttggcaaggcccaacttcggtactacatttgcctaataacctaatgagtttgcatagggactttccggaccccgtggataattaatcaacccccgtgcgagtgctctgcatgagtgttggtccaaactgacaGACTACggcgccaccacggggcaacccaaggtttggttttactcctagtgtgacccatacgtcgtgtcgtgagaacgagatacgcggctcctttcgggatcgtcgacacgtcgggaggccttgctggattagttttaccttttacgaaatatcttgtgcatcgggattccgatgaaactttgggtaatctcatagttgaggttttccactaaggagtccgacgagatcgcgagtttcgtgatcgaggatttctatgcggcttgtggtaatttgtgatggcctagttggagcacccctgtaggcttaaatctttcggaaagccgtgcccgcggttatgtggcaacatggaaactttgtttaacatccagttctagataacttgaagtaaacttaattaaaatttaccaactgagtgcgtaaccgtgactgtctctttcgtgagatccttctctgatcgaggacacggtggggttatgtttgacgtaagtaggtgtttaggatcattcatttgatcatcagtagttcacgtccgttatgcgtagatcatcccccttttattcctgtagttgtaagttagccacctcaaataaatgcttagtcgcttgctgcaacctcaccactaaaCCAtagctcacctattaagctttgttagtcttgatacctttggaaatgagattgatgagtccgtgtggctcatagattactacaacaccagttgcaggtacatgtaaagggttacttgacgcgagcgcgttgattgttcatttggagtttcctcTTCTCCTTcatagatctaggatgggttctaggtcgGCAGGctgtgatagcaaggatggacgccgttattttatcgtttgttttcctccgtagtcggaccttgctcttcttcatgatgattatatgtgttgtactgatgtggctctgatgtagcttgtggcaaatgtaagccaactctttatactcatcttttcagtacatgtacttattACGATATCCATTCtagcgaaacgatgagatgcgtttctatccctgccgaggccctcgcgccaaaataaggataggaccgcatcttggacgttgcaccttagtggcatcttggggagcattgtgcctccacaccgctccaacggagacgtacttcccttcaaaggaaaggaactttgggaacacatcctcgtctccatcggttccatttgtggttatttcttacctttacttctaTTACTctttccttattgttgttgttagcatcatataggttgctcacctagttgcatatctagacaacctatttgttgctaaacctaatttgcttaaagaaaagcttaaaatttgttagttgcctattcaccccctctagtcaaccatatcggtccttttaacaatgacatcaacgtactgtagtgctcgaatgtctttgtcaagcttgttgaaggtcatgctcCTCTGGTTAACTACGAGGTCAATGGACACCACCGcaacaagggatactacctaGCAGATGACATCTATCTGATATGGTCCACATTTATGAAGACTATCTCAAATCCCGCACCAGGAGGCAAACACTCCTATTTTACCAAGCATCAAGAAACTTGCCTGAAGGATGTCGACCGGAAATTTGGTCTGCTTCAATCTCGTTTTGCTGTTGTCCGGTACTCCGCTCAGACCTGGTCGAAAGATCAAATATGGGAAGTCATGACTTGCTGTGTTgtcttgcacaacatgatcattgagagcgaGCATGAGGAGCTAGTGTTTGACACTGAACCATATTACAAGCAAGGTCCTCTTAACCAAGTTGATCATCAGCTACCGGCAACCTGGTCTGCGTTCCTCAACATGCGTCAGGAGATCCGACACCcacatgtgcatcaacaactacaacacgatttggtggagcacctatggagGCTTAAGGGCAACGCCTAGCTCGATATTTGATTTGTATTGAGTTGTTAAACTattttttgatttgtattgatttctGCGATAAACTATGTGATAAAAAAATAACTAGTATTGTTCAATTTATGCTGAAAAATGTCGAATACGAACCAAAAATAAACCAAATTTGCATCGAAACTGGGCCAAAAACGACGGTTGGGGGCGCCCTTGGGTGGGCGGCTGGAAAGCCGAGCCTCCCACACAGTTTTTAACGCCAGCGGATTCCTAGGTGGTGTTATTTCGGGCCACTGGGGCCAAACGGTTGGTGCGGTAGATCCCTAGTTCGATCCAGTTGCTCTTGCGCGTTTGTGCCACAGTCTGCTGCAATAAGGTGCCAGTAATggagagtatcatatactagtatcatgcatatgatactagtgtatgatactacttTCGTAATGCATAATATCATAAGTTAGTATCTAGATTGTCTTATTAATTGCCATGCATGACACAAAGTagtacaacatttaatatgatacgatatcataatatgataccacATCCTCTTTTTTCTCATTTAATAATGTGTCACATCATCAAATAAGCCTAGTTGGCATGTATAATACTACTTAGACTACCCACAATGAGAGTTACATAGATAATAACATAGATGTCACCTAAGCAAAAATATGATGTGACACCTACTTAATgagaagagagagaaattgaATAACTTAACATGTTACTCATACTAGAGTAACATAACGGATACCAAGGCAAGATGAGTCTATAGGCTAATAAATAAAAGGTTAAATGTTACTACCCACTATAAAGATATAATTTAGACTTATAACATATACATGTTACTATTCTATGTTACTCCTCAGGCtggtcgtaatgggagtatcataagtagtatcatgcatgccaactagacatATTTAATAAGGTGACAtgaaattaaatgaagaaaagagagggttgagtatcatattatgataccgtatcatattaaatgttgtgctactatgtACCATGCATGTTAATAAATAAAATCTTCTATGATACTATTTTGATTGCAATTTTTGTTGATAGCTTATCAAGCTGGCCACTTGGTACTCTTCTATGATACTAACACATGATACTACGCATTACGGAtatagtatcatacactagtatcatattatGCTACTATTATATGATACTGCCCTGTTAGAACCAGCCTCGTTGTTAGTAGCGTTAGGGTAGACCAGCGCAGATAGGAGCTCCCGAATAGGCGTTCCCTTGCTTCGCGGCGCCACTGTTGCCCTTGCCTTGAGTCGTGTTCCTCCCTTATCCATCCCAGCCAAAAGATATATGTGGACGCCACTCTGGAGCGCGTGTCCAAATTAATACTCCAAGAGCATCCTCCTCCCTGGTCACCGCAGCGTGCTCTGGGGCTATAGGATTCTCTGGCTCCTGGTTGCTGCGAATTGCAGATTCTGCAAAGGAGTTCGAAAATTCTCATCATCCTCCCTGGTCACCGCAGCGTGCTCTGGGGCTATAGGATTCTCTGGCTCCTGGTTGCTGCGAATCGCAGATTCTGCAAAGGACTTCGAAAATTCTTGGTTTCTTGGTGCGGATATTGCTACCTTGCAATGACGACTGGTGGTAACAAGGGAATGCCTTGAGGCTGTGAGCACATGGTCACTAGAGGTGCATCCGCCCCCGTTCTGTAGCCCGGAAGATGTGGTCTCCATTGCATGACCTTCAATGAGTTGCTACGTGGTCAGCTCTAGCGGCGTTGCGGTCTGGCTCGCCGTAGAGGAGAGGATCCGGCACCGGAGGGTTTACGCATGCAAGATGTTCGATGTCGGTCcgcagaggtggaggaggagggtcaGGGTGGGGAGCCGCCTGGTGGGTTTTGCCAAGAAGAGGAGGCGTTCCAAGAGGCAGCAGCCATGGTGGAAGGCGTGGTTCTCTGACTGGAACGATGAGGAAGAGAGCCTGGCCGGCTGGAGGGAGGATGATGAGTTGCTCCAGCAGGTTGTAAGCAACGAAGACCTGTCAGAGGATGGCAAGTTCCAGACGTGGAAGAGCAAGGCTGAGGCAATTGTCGACCTCCGGGAAGCCCAGCAGGATGCTGAAAATGCAGAAGGGCGGTCATGGGAGGATTGGATAGGTTGGGGCAGCACGTCCGGCGATGGTGATTGGGGCGGGGGTGGCAGCCTGTCAGACCAGATAATTGATGATCCGACGGAGATAGTGAGGGACAAGGGCATCGCTGAAGCTTTTAGGGACACTATTGATGAAGATTACAACGACATGTTGTTTGAGGACCGGGTTTTTCTACACGCTTCGACGAAATCGGTACTTCTAACACTAGTTATAATacataatttttctcatcatcttTACTACCAACTGTGTACCGCTTTTCAATGTGGTCTACTATTATAGCTAGTACTATAACAATAAACTCAAACCTTTTTACCGTGCAACATTGCTCTAGGTCTTTTTCAACGAAAGTTACATAGAGATGTTGAGGAACTGGATCTAACAAGAAAATTGCAATCTGCAGGCTAAATTCCTAGCATTGCTGATCGTTGTTCCATGGGTGTTGGATTTTCTAGTACATGACTATGTTATGATGCCATTTCTAGACAGGTAATTCATCTTACCGCTATGGCGTTCCAGATCTTCCCTTTCTTCTGTTTTATTATTTGTTGAGAGAATCAAGTACATTGGTGATTGTACAATAACAGGTATGTCGAGAAGGTACCACTTGCCGCTGAATTGCTTGATGTAAGACGCAGTCAGAAGATTCAAATGATAAAGGAGCTAAATATTGAGAAAGCAAGATTCCGTTTTGAAGTAGAGATTGGTAAATCTCCTCCACTTTCTGATGAGGAGTTCTGGTCAGAGTTGCGGGAAAAAGCGTGAGGCTATTGTTCCTTCTTGCCAAGTTGTTGCTTATATTAAGTGCCCTTGCAATTTTGACATGAACATTCATCTTCTCTTCTGTGAAAATGATAGTCAGGAATATCGTTTTGCAGCCCGATAAATTTATCTGTTTAATTGTAACGGGTCTGCTCTGTTACTTTATCAGGGTAGAGCTGAGGGATGAATGGAGATTAGAAAACCGACAAGCATTTGGAAATATCTGGTCTGATATGGTTTATGGGGTTGCCCTATTCCTTCTTATGTATTTTAACCAGAGTGAAGTAAGTACATACATAGTATAAACAGTttcttatttaaaaaaaaatatttctattGTAAAAGTGTGCCATTAAGTTCATATAGCACTCGTTTTGATGGCGTGTACCATGTGGATCTCGTCTTGATGGCGTGTACCATGTGGATCTGTATTTTTTTTTCTCTGTAAAGTAAATCATAAGTCATCAAAATTGCTGTGCTATCAGGCCTAGCGAATAACTAATTAACTTCAGAGGTTAAGAGTTAAGACTAATGTTATGTCAAATACTTGAAGACGTGAACTGATCTAAGTTTTCCCTGATCTGTTCATACTTGATTGTGTTTTGTTTTAAGGTAGTGTCATATTAACATCACGTCGTGTTAACATGACCTCAATTTCAATGATAACTTTTATTTTGCCATCATCACTAAAAATGTGCAGGTGTCCACGTTTTctgtgcatgatcatggcatattTTTTCTCCCCCTAATAATAGGCAAGTTATCTTGTTCTCAGTTGTCATGCATCTTGCTCTTACTGTCGCCTATGCTTCCAGGTTGCAATGCTTAAGTTCACAGGATATAAGTTGCTAAACAATATCTCGGACAGTGGGAAGGCTTTTCTTATCATTTTAGTGTCAGATATCCTTCTAGGGTAAGTTACATCAATTCATTTCTGAAATGTGCTGTATTTGTCTTTTAGTGCCATGATACATTTATTTCTCTagttctctgattttttttttccgaGAAAACGCAAAGACTCTGCGTTTCATTTCATTGAAAAGGGAGATAGTTTAGCAGTACACGTCTCCGAGGAGGAGGCTCACCGGGGAGCAAAAAACGAAAGTACAGGAACTAGTGAACGTCCCAGGTTAGCGGCATGATCACCCCAAGGCCGGCTGCCCCAGCCCTAACCCAAAGGGATGGCTCCTCTCTGATCCTAGTCGTGAACAGGGCGATGGATGGCTGCTCGCCGTCGAACACACAGGAGTTGGGGTGCTTCCAGAGCATCCAGGTGAGTGATGGTGGCTAGCCCCTTGCGCATGGGCTTTGGCGTCTCCAGCTTGGCGTGCATCCACCAGTCGTTCAGTGTGGCCTCTTGGTCTGGCGGTCGGCAGGTCAGCTGTAGCCAGGAGAGCGTCTCATGCCAAACATGTCGCGAGAAGGGGCAGGTGACGAGCAGGTGGCGCATCGTTTCAGGCTCGTGGTCACATAAGACGCAACGCGGATGGTGTTGCAGGCCGCGGCGGCGCGATCTGTCCGCTGTCCAGCACCTGTCCAGACTGATGAGCCAGAGGAAGAATTTAACGCGTGGCGGAGCCCAGCTCCTCCATGTCAGCTGCCATGTGTCGCAGCTAGCGGAGCCGTGGAAGGTTGCCAGGTAAGCGCTGCGCGCATAGTAGGAGCCGCTCGAGGTCCACCTCCACATAAGCTGGTCTGGCTGGTCGTTGAGGGCAGTGCCTTCTGTTTCACGCCACAGCAACAGGTATTGACCGATTTCGTGGATGCCCATGTCTCCGTGAATATATCGTGTCCACGCATAGTTCAAGAGGCCCTCTGCGATGGTGCGCTGCTTGCGCCGGTGCTTGGGGATGCAAGCATAGAGTTGTGGCGCGATCTCGCGGATGGAGCGGCCATTGATCCAGCGGTCCTCCCAAAATTTGCCCGTTCTGCCGTCTCCCACGGCgagtgaggtggaggcgaagaacaGGGTGTGCTCCTCCTTGGAGAACTGGAGGTCAAGGCCATGCCAAGCTCGGCCCTCGTCAGTGCGGCTGAACCAGAGCCACCGCAGCCGTAGGGCGAGCCCAGCACGCTCCATGTCCTGGACGCCGAGGCCGCCAAGGGGGAGGGGCCGGCAGATTCGACGCCAGTTGACG harbors:
- the LOC123407534 gene encoding proton extrusion protein PcxA isoform X2 — protein: MSCYVVSSSGVAVWLAVEERIRHRRVYACKMFDVGPQRWRRRVRVGSRLVGFAKKRRRSKRQQPWWKAWFSDWNDEEESLAGWREDDELLQQVVSNEDLSEDGKFQTWKSKAEAIVDLREAQQDAENAEGRSWEDWIGWGSTSGDGDWGGGGSLSDQIIDDPTEIVRDKGIAEAFRDTIDEDYNDMLFEDRVFLHASTKSAKFLALLIVVPWVLDFLVHDYVMMPFLDRYVEKVPLAAELLDVRRSQKIQMIKELNIEKARFRFEVEIGKSPPLSDEEFWSELREKAVELRDEWRLENRQAFGNIWSDMVYGVALFLLMYFNQSEVAMLKFTGYKLLNNISDSGKAFLIILVSDILLGLQFLARVPRLSYVRWLC
- the LOC123407534 gene encoding proton extrusion protein PcxA isoform X3 — encoded protein: MSCYVVSSSGVAVWLAVEERIRHRRVYACKMFDVGPQRWRRRVRVGSRLVGFAKKRRRSKRQQPWWKAWFSDWNDEEESLAGWREDDELLQQVVSNEDLSEDGKFQTWKSKAEAIVDLREAQQDAENAEGRSWEDWIGWGSTSGDGDWGGGGSLSDQIIDDPTEIVRDKGIAEAFRDTIDEDYNDMLFEDRVFLHASTKSAKFLALLIVVPWVLDFLVHDYVMMPFLDRYVEKVPLAAELLDVRRSQKIQMIKELNIEKARFRFEVEIGKSPPLSDEEFWSELREKAVELRDEWRLENRQAFGNIWSDMVYGVALFLLMYFNQSEVAMLKFTGYKLLNNISDSGKAFLIILVSDILLGTRLFCALEAY
- the LOC123407534 gene encoding chloroplast envelope membrane protein isoform X1 translates to MSCYVVSSSGVAVWLAVEERIRHRRVYACKMFDVGPQRWRRRVRVGSRLVGFAKKRRRSKRQQPWWKAWFSDWNDEEESLAGWREDDELLQQVVSNEDLSEDGKFQTWKSKAEAIVDLREAQQDAENAEGRSWEDWIGWGSTSGDGDWGGGGSLSDQIIDDPTEIVRDKGIAEAFRDTIDEDYNDMLFEDRVFLHASTKSAKFLALLIVVPWVLDFLVHDYVMMPFLDRYVEKVPLAAELLDVRRSQKIQMIKELNIEKARFRFEVEIGKSPPLSDEEFWSELREKAVELRDEWRLENRQAFGNIWSDMVYGVALFLLMYFNQSEVAMLKFTGYKLLNNISDSGKAFLIILVSDILLGYHSEAGWHSLVEIILDHYGLETDQAAVTFFVCLVPVALDVFIKFWVYKYLPRLSPSVGNILDEIRRH